A single window of Streptomyces xanthii DNA harbors:
- a CDS encoding GNAT family N-acetyltransferase, with amino-acid sequence MVLAEGDVVLRPIRLRDQRAWREVNRRNRDWLRPWEATIPPPTPSGPITHRPTYRQMVRHLRGEANAGRMLPFVIEYQGRLVGQLTVAGITWGSMCAGHVGYWVDESVAGRGVMPTAVALAVDHCFRTVGLHRIEVCIRPENGPSRRVVEKLGFREEGLRPRYLHIDGAWRDHLVFALTAEEIPEGLLKRWRRERRSKTAGPSGSNTLDPGAPSK; translated from the coding sequence GTGGTCCTGGCGGAGGGCGATGTCGTCCTGCGCCCCATAAGGCTGCGCGACCAGCGCGCCTGGCGCGAGGTGAACCGGCGCAACCGCGACTGGCTGCGCCCCTGGGAGGCGACGATCCCGCCGCCCACGCCCAGCGGCCCGATCACCCACCGCCCGACGTACCGTCAGATGGTCCGCCACCTGCGCGGGGAGGCGAACGCGGGCCGGATGCTGCCCTTCGTCATCGAGTACCAGGGCCGTCTGGTGGGCCAGTTGACCGTCGCGGGGATCACCTGGGGCTCGATGTGCGCGGGCCACGTCGGCTACTGGGTCGACGAGTCCGTGGCCGGGCGCGGCGTGATGCCCACGGCCGTCGCGCTCGCCGTCGACCACTGCTTCCGCACGGTGGGCCTGCACCGCATCGAGGTCTGCATTCGCCCGGAGAACGGGCCGAGCCGCAGGGTCGTGGAGAAACTCGGATTCCGCGAGGAGGGCCTGCGCCCCCGCTATCTCCACATCGACGGGGCCTGGCGGGACCATCTCGTGTTCGCGCTCACTGCCGAGGAGATCCCCGAAGGGCTCCTGAAGCGGTGGCGGCGCGAGCGGCGCAGCAAGACCGCAGGTCCGAGCGGCTCGAACACGCTCGACCCGGGCGCCCCCTCGAAATGA
- the sepX gene encoding divisome protein SepX/GlpR: protein MSSSGLIYAVIVGAWAAYLVPMWLRRQDELNEARPTERFSTAIRLLSGRAGMERRYAKDLQARPPEADERPGAPADPDATTDAVDVRAFVAPAAGERKPPARRRAPEPEPAPEPEPAAEPEPEAAPHPARPARDGAAAAAQARARRTKVLARRRRTTVLLFAAFSLGAVVAGVGGVAFLWAPAAPALLLSAYIVYLRAQERRRFAYVMDRRQAEIAAQRLRERQPRRRQPAAQRAAAEDLEDGPEAVEPATDPGLEALAADRRALVEQTDHAEWVDQQRERQARPGAGDSWDPVPVPLPTYVTAPVAPRAGGGIDYGAPETWSAARSSAAEQSAPEEQEYEREQTADDGRSDARRAASARRSRERGRTPLFDQYDNGTGADGRPRAANE from the coding sequence GTGAGCAGCAGCGGCCTCATCTACGCAGTCATCGTCGGGGCCTGGGCCGCCTACTTGGTGCCGATGTGGCTCCGTAGGCAGGACGAGCTGAACGAAGCCCGTCCGACGGAACGCTTCAGCACCGCCATCCGGCTTCTCTCCGGCCGGGCGGGCATGGAGCGCCGATACGCCAAGGACCTGCAGGCGCGCCCGCCCGAGGCGGACGAACGGCCCGGCGCCCCGGCCGACCCGGACGCGACCACCGACGCGGTGGACGTCCGGGCCTTCGTCGCGCCCGCGGCAGGGGAGCGCAAGCCCCCCGCGCGGCGCCGCGCCCCCGAACCCGAACCGGCGCCCGAGCCGGAGCCGGCCGCCGAGCCGGAGCCGGAGGCGGCCCCGCACCCGGCCCGCCCCGCGCGCGACGGCGCCGCCGCGGCCGCGCAGGCCCGCGCTCGCCGCACCAAGGTCCTCGCGCGCCGCCGCCGCACCACGGTGCTCCTGTTCGCCGCGTTCTCCCTCGGCGCCGTCGTCGCCGGAGTCGGCGGCGTCGCCTTCCTGTGGGCGCCCGCCGCGCCGGCCCTGCTCCTGAGCGCGTACATCGTCTATCTGCGCGCCCAGGAGCGCCGCCGCTTCGCCTACGTGATGGACCGTCGCCAGGCCGAGATCGCCGCCCAGCGGCTGCGCGAGCGCCAGCCGCGCCGCCGTCAGCCGGCCGCGCAGCGCGCCGCGGCCGAGGACCTGGAGGACGGCCCAGAGGCCGTCGAGCCGGCCACCGACCCCGGGCTCGAGGCGCTCGCCGCCGACCGGCGTGCCCTCGTCGAGCAGACCGACCACGCCGAGTGGGTCGACCAGCAGCGCGAGCGGCAGGCGCGGCCCGGCGCGGGCGACAGCTGGGACCCGGTCCCGGTGCCGCTGCCCACGTACGTCACCGCGCCGGTCGCCCCGCGCGCCGGCGGCGGCATCGACTACGGCGCCCCGGAGACCTGGAGTGCGGCCCGCTCCTCCGCCGCCGAGCAGTCGGCCCCCGAGGAGCAGGAGTACGAGCGCGAGCAGACGGCGGACGACGGGCGCAGCGACGCCCGCCGCGCCGCCTCCGCCCGCCGCTCCCGCGAGCGCGGCCGCACCCCGCTCTTCGATCAGTACGACAACGGCACGGGCGCGGACGGCCGGCCGCGCGCCGCCAACGAGTGA
- a CDS encoding GNAT family N-acetyltransferase, giving the protein MSIQPAPSLAPTLRPVSFGHPDAIALNDRVQLEYAERYGDEGDVTPLDPTMFHAPRGLYLIAYDAQGTPLATGGWRTQDANEEAYADGDAELKRMYVTPEARGLGLARRILAALEADARAAGRTRMVLETGTKQPEAIALYTSSGYLPCAKFGHYRFDELSRCFAKPL; this is encoded by the coding sequence ATGAGTATCCAGCCCGCGCCCAGCCTGGCGCCCACCCTGCGCCCCGTCTCCTTCGGCCACCCCGACGCGATCGCGCTGAACGACCGGGTGCAGCTCGAGTACGCGGAGCGCTACGGGGACGAGGGGGATGTCACACCCCTGGACCCGACGATGTTCCACGCCCCGCGCGGCCTGTACCTGATCGCGTACGACGCACAGGGCACCCCGCTGGCCACGGGCGGCTGGCGCACCCAGGACGCCAACGAGGAGGCGTACGCGGACGGCGACGCCGAGCTGAAGCGCATGTACGTGACGCCGGAGGCGCGCGGCCTGGGCCTGGCCCGCCGGATCCTCGCGGCGCTGGAGGCGGACGCCCGCGCGGCGGGGCGCACGCGGATGGTGCTGGAGACGGGCACCAAGCAGCCTGAGGCGATAGCGCTCTACACGTCGAGCGGGTACCTGCCGTGCGCCAAGTTCGGCCACTACCGCTTCGACGAACTGAGCCGCTGCTTCGCCAAGCCGCTCTAG